CCAATTAAGTGGTAGTTTCTCAAATTGGTGAAATAAAGGGAAGAAGAATGGTCAGAGATTGCATTGCAGAGCAATTGGCAACTTCTGAAATTGGTGACAAAAAGGGGAGAAAAATGGTCACaagaaagagggagagaggacATGGGAGTGGGGGCTTGGCGTGCACAATAGGATTacaccttttcttttcttttcttttcttttttcttttttttttacttgagTAAATTTTACCAATTTTGGTCTCTGTCAGAGAATAATTCtgttggggaaaaaaaaagttcttgTTCTGATTCATTTTTTGACCATAGAAGTGTTTGAACGATCCATCCTCTCCCGTACATACATGCTCAAGGAAAAGAAGTCTTCTCTCCTCTTTAAAATGCCTGAGTGTTCAAGATTCCAGTGTGCTTTCCCGATATTCGGCTCGAGAAACCGTCGTTCTTGATTATTGATATTCGGCTCGTTGAAGTACAAATCCGACTATTCTTGAAGCATGAGAATTTCATAtcttatatatgtgtataagTATGATGACTCTCGGATTCATTACATGGAACTTGGCATGGCTAAAAGGGGTTGAGGGTTTCAATCATCTTTTAGATTTATATATTAGAAATTTGATATtgttatgatatatatatatatatatagatatttataTGATGTAGTGTGTGTACATGTTTGTGTGTGTGAGAAAGAGACTTTAATCTCATCATTATCATTATATTCTCATATGGACCTCTTCAGTTCACGCAAAAGATGCATAATCATCAGCTTGAACTATTAACCATCTggcccaaaaaaacaaaaaccaaTAGTTATTGGATCAGCACTAAGCATTTAATTGGCGCCGCTTTCCAGTactttttttagttttcttcttattgttattttttctcCAATCATATTGgttaatggaaaaaaaaagaaataaaaacaagagagagagaagaattTGCATTTAAATCActctcaaataattttttcagtgtgaactTTGTATTCGAAAGTCCAATTAAACCTCGATTAAGCACACTCAAATAATTTGAACTATTTCGACAATCCGACTTCCCagtaattgtttttttttatccccttttcttttcgagACTTGGTCATCGGGCTAATTTGGGCCAGGCACAATCGGCCCATTTCACTTCGGTTTCCTatttcatcttctttttttttcttttttttttgaatagaTATCAATTGTACCTTAATATTCTCGCATCAGATGTTGCTATTGTTAGATAAATTTGTTGTTAAAGGAATGTTAATTTAGCAAGAAGCAGTTACCCATAAACAAATCAAGTAAGCAATTTGGGCGAAATAAAACAGGATATATGCGACAAATGCTATGACAAAATCAGCATGACGAAAGTTGTATGAGCATAgtacttttcattaagcacatatatttgttgaaaaatgtatgaaaaatacatttaagaaaaaaataaaaaggaaatacCTCGCCATCTTATTCGGACATGGCTTGAGCAAATTATTTACTCAAGCAACAATTTTAAACTAGATGATTTCCCTTTGCTTTATTATTCTTATTCCACTCTTCTctgtctctctgtctctctctctcccttccctcttcttctctttgtcAAATTAACTTGCCAACTTCCTCTCCTTCCAACTCTACTTGGCTCAAAGGGGTATGCCCCCATTTTCGTATAATTTTAACGATGATCCCATCTTTTGCCGAATCAGCACTTTGGAAGATCGCTCGGAGGCGGAAGAAGCGACTCGTTCGGGCCTTTACCGTTGTCCACCAAGAACGCCATTTTCAATCCCCATGTCGTATGAACTTCCAAATGACAGTGCAGAAACCATACTCCTGTTTTCAATCGATATTAGTTAGAATccatggaaaagaaaataataataataataataataataactttcttttcatcttttttcttttgagaaTGGAAATGtaacaattaaataatttttatcataattcagCAATAAGTGTTTTGATAATTTCCAAGTAATAATTTTAGCCTAGAACTATAATTTAAAACTATCTTCCAATGCAATTAATGTTTTAATGTTGGCCTATTTCTGAAAATGGATTGCTTAAAACTGTATTTTTCTCAGTACCTGGGTTGTCCGCTCTGAATCTTATCGCCGTCCATCCACCGGAAGGGACTCCCACAGTGTTCCTCTCAACGGGATCAACAAGATTGAAACTCTTAGAGTCCTTCCTCGCGTTGTAATTTCCTAACCCCCGACCTACCACAAAGAAGTTGAATCCATGCAGATGAATGGGATGGTTCTCTGGAGCGATCATCCCAGTATCTTGCAGTACCAGTTCGACCGTGGCATTGTAAGGCAACCTGTAAACCTTTGTTCCATTTTTAGTTGCCATATTCGCTGGTGGGGTTCCTGTATAGTTGAAAACTGTCGGTGGGTTGCTGGGGAAATCAGTTGTGAAGACCCCGCTGATGTTGAAGAAATGCGCCTGGAGAAGTGCTATAGTCGGCATCACGAATGTGATGTTATTCATGCTGgcgaccgcccggctcccatTGCCAGCCTTGCAAGTAGGGCAGGGGTTGACTCCTAGCCCGGCTGTAAACAGAAGTTTGTGATCAACAGTCTTCGGGACTTTGGCAGGGTACTTCTTCGAGTTGAGGCTCCGGAGGGAGTTCGTAAACTTGTCAGACACAGAGGTGGCATTCCGAGGGGGTGGGATCGTGAGAGTTGTGGAGGAACTGGCGAGAGTGCCCGAGTAGTGCAATGTCGCAGTCGCAGTCACGTTATCAGTAGCTACTATTGGTGTGTCCATAAAAGGGGATGCAGTGATCAAGTACTTGCCAGTCTTTCGCTCCGCAGTGATCAAGGC
The sequence above is drawn from the Punica granatum isolate Tunisia-2019 chromosome 5, ASM765513v2, whole genome shotgun sequence genome and encodes:
- the LOC116209331 gene encoding laccase-4-like — protein: MGKQHSCWFRALFLLSVACISLPSLVECRVRHYKFNVVMKNTTRLCSSKPIVTVNGKFPGPTLYAREDDTVIVKVVNHVKYNVSIHWHGVRQIRTGWADGPAYITQCPLQTGQTYSYNFNITGQRGTLLWHAHILWLRATLHGAIVILPKLGVPYPFPKPDKELVVILAEWWKSDTEAVINEALKSGLAPNVSDAHTINGHPGPVPNCSSQGYTLPVEGGKTYLLRIINAALNEELFFKIAKHNLTVVEVDATYVKPLETDTIVIAPGQTTNALITAERKTGKYLITASPFMDTPIVATDNVTATATLHYSGTLASSSTTLTIPPPRNATSVSDKFTNSLRSLNSKKYPAKVPKTVDHKLLFTAGLGVNPCPTCKAGNGSRAVASMNNITFVMPTIALLQAHFFNISGVFTTDFPSNPPTVFNYTGTPPANMATKNGTKVYRLPYNATVELVLQDTGMIAPENHPIHLHGFNFFVVGRGLGNYNARKDSKSFNLVDPVERNTVGVPSGGWTAIRFRADNPGVWFLHCHLEVHTTWGLKMAFLVDNGKGPNESLLPPPSDLPKC